From the Deinococcus radiophilus genome, one window contains:
- a CDS encoding IMPACT family protein, with protein sequence MTEGPALPAPFTTLAQPYRHAEVAQNSEFLAYARRADTPEEALAYLAELRAKYPDATHHCWAYRIGELYRFNDDGEPGGTAGAPILRAIEGQGVQHVMVIVVRYYGGVKLGTGGLVRAYGGAAAECLRTAPRFEVRPRWQLRLSIGFADQGALYHLLDTWDVTKGEEEYTPSGVTLPVQVYPEDQEGFTQAFEDAMRGNGELAVLGLADTER encoded by the coding sequence GTGACTGAGGGTCCCGCGCTTCCAGCGCCATTTACCACGCTGGCCCAGCCCTATCGGCACGCCGAGGTCGCCCAGAACAGTGAATTCTTGGCCTATGCCCGCCGCGCCGACACCCCCGAAGAGGCCCTGGCCTACCTGGCCGAGCTGCGGGCCAAATACCCGGATGCCACCCATCACTGCTGGGCCTACCGGATTGGGGAGCTGTACCGCTTCAACGACGACGGAGAACCCGGCGGCACGGCGGGCGCACCGATCCTGCGGGCCATTGAGGGCCAGGGCGTTCAGCACGTAATGGTGATCGTGGTTCGCTACTACGGCGGGGTCAAGCTGGGCACGGGTGGGCTGGTCCGGGCCTACGGTGGGGCGGCAGCGGAGTGCCTGCGGACCGCCCCCCGCTTTGAGGTGCGCCCTCGGTGGCAACTGCGCCTCAGCATAGGCTTCGCTGACCAGGGAGCGTTGTATCATCTGCTGGACACCTGGGACGTCACCAAGGGTGAAGAGGAGTACACCCCTAGCGGCGTGACCCTGCCCGTGCAGGTCTACCCAGAGGACCAAGAAGGGTTCACGCAGGCCTTTGAAGACGCGATGCGTGGCAACGGCGAGCTGGCAGTGCTGGGGCTGGCGGACACAGAGCGGTAA
- a CDS encoding aminotransferase class V-fold PLP-dependent enzyme — protein sequence MGHDEAPTIPPWDYSTRAVQSAIPRGLGQSIGFPVHAAAAFQFTSLEEAQQEFIQGGGLSYARLQNPTVRMLEERINSLEGADHTLAVASGQSATFTALMSVCRAGDHIVSAPTLFGGSVGLLQNVLPLMGIETTFTDGSPEGMRAAIQPNTRLLWAEMISNPSGDVADIELLAEIAHDAGILLAIDNTVGAAGYLIQPLAHGADMSVQSLTKWAGGHGSVMGGSVSVNATRELSANPMFTEGGEHSLLGLHGDRVLAVRQRWLGGSQLGMTLAPHSAFLLAQGLETVGVRLDRECVTAQTLAEWLSSHPKVSSVSYCGLPDHPSYETAQKYLPRGKGAIMTFDVPDPARFLEGLQLLRIAPNLGDTRTLVVHPWTTTHGRVPEARREAAGVRPGTIRMTVGLEDVQDLMADIDQAL from the coding sequence ATGGGCCATGACGAAGCGCCAACCATACCCCCATGGGACTACTCCACCCGCGCTGTACAGAGCGCAATTCCACGCGGCCTGGGTCAGAGCATCGGTTTTCCGGTGCATGCGGCGGCGGCCTTTCAGTTCACCTCGCTGGAAGAAGCCCAGCAAGAATTCATCCAGGGCGGTGGCCTGAGCTATGCCCGGCTGCAGAACCCCACAGTGCGGATGCTGGAAGAGCGGATCAACAGCCTGGAAGGGGCCGATCACACCCTGGCGGTCGCCAGCGGACAGTCTGCCACCTTCACTGCACTGATGAGTGTCTGCCGCGCCGGGGACCATATCGTTTCGGCACCGACACTGTTTGGCGGCTCGGTAGGCCTGCTGCAAAACGTACTGCCGCTGATGGGCATCGAGACGACTTTTACCGACGGCAGCCCTGAAGGGATGCGGGCTGCCATTCAGCCCAACACCCGCCTGCTGTGGGCCGAGATGATTTCCAACCCCAGCGGCGACGTGGCCGACATAGAGCTGCTGGCTGAGATTGCCCATGACGCCGGAATACTGCTGGCCATTGACAATACAGTGGGCGCCGCAGGTTACCTGATACAACCGCTGGCGCACGGGGCCGACATGAGCGTGCAGTCGCTAACCAAATGGGCTGGCGGGCACGGCAGTGTGATGGGCGGCAGCGTCAGCGTGAACGCAACCCGTGAGCTGAGCGCCAACCCCATGTTTACCGAGGGCGGCGAGCACAGCCTGCTGGGGCTGCATGGGGACCGCGTCCTGGCCGTCCGGCAACGCTGGCTGGGAGGCAGTCAACTGGGCATGACACTGGCGCCGCACTCGGCTTTTTTGCTGGCGCAGGGCCTAGAAACGGTGGGCGTGCGCCTGGACCGCGAGTGTGTCACAGCCCAGACCCTGGCCGAGTGGCTCAGCAGCCACCCGAAAGTCAGCAGCGTAAGCTACTGCGGCCTGCCAGACCACCCATCCTACGAGACGGCACAGAAGTACCTGCCACGCGGCAAGGGCGCCATCATGACTTTCGACGTACCGGACCCTGCCCGCTTCCTGGAGGGGCTGCAACTGCTGCGGATCGCCCCCAACCTGGGCGACACCCGCACCCTGGTGGTACATCCCTGGACCACCACACATGGCCGCGTACCCGAAGCGCGGCGTGAGGCCGCTGGCGTGCGCCCTGGCACCATCCGCATGACGGTAGGCCTGGAAGACGTGCAGGACCTTATGGCCGACATTGACCAGGCGCTCTGA
- a CDS encoding GbsR/MarR family transcriptional regulator, translating to MPNSQFVERAGMLLEMLGMPRMTGRVLGALLQAPATGHTPAELAGQLQVSRAAISGALQHLKLMGLSENVPNPGERAGRYRARPGAWAALTEQGNRKLQTLHGLADEGLQTLPEGADPTALEEMRDFYALWLELFPVMLREWQERRP from the coding sequence ATGCCCAATTCTCAATTTGTTGAGCGCGCCGGAATGCTGCTTGAAATGCTGGGGATGCCCAGGATGACCGGACGGGTGTTGGGTGCTCTGCTCCAGGCTCCTGCCACTGGCCACACTCCAGCCGAGCTGGCGGGCCAGTTACAAGTCAGCCGGGCTGCCATCAGTGGTGCCTTGCAGCACCTCAAGCTGATGGGCCTCAGCGAGAACGTGCCCAATCCTGGCGAGCGGGCCGGACGTTACCGGGCCCGACCCGGCGCCTGGGCTGCCCTGACCGAACAGGGGAACCGCAAGTTACAGACCCTGCACGGCCTGGCCGATGAAGGCTTACAGACCCTTCCCGAAGGTGCCGACCCTACCGCACTAGAAGAGATGCGCGACTTTTATGCGCTGTGGCTAGAGCTCTTTCCTGTAATGCTGCGTGAGTGGCAGGAGCGGCGGCCCTGA
- a CDS encoding NUDIX domain-containing protein, with amino-acid sequence MPFQPHPNWARLTEDDEQPWQTLSSRQLITGIRPVWEDRVQLPGGVQTDYQYRRRGPRAVFVLPITAAGEAVLIRQYRYPLRATITEVVAGGIERGEEPLDAAVRELGEEVGGQATEWVALPGFYPQPSISGVTFYAALALGVTLGEMHHEDTETIERFCLPLTEAYDLLERGEIHDASSALVLYQARAELQRRGLL; translated from the coding sequence ATGCCTTTTCAGCCCCACCCCAATTGGGCGCGCCTCACCGAGGACGACGAGCAGCCCTGGCAGACCCTGAGCAGTCGCCAGCTGATCACGGGGATTCGTCCCGTGTGGGAAGATCGTGTGCAGTTGCCGGGCGGCGTGCAGACCGACTATCAGTACCGCCGCCGAGGGCCACGGGCCGTCTTTGTCTTGCCTATCACTGCGGCGGGCGAGGCCGTGCTGATCCGGCAGTACCGTTACCCGCTGCGGGCCACCATCACTGAGGTGGTGGCTGGGGGCATTGAACGCGGTGAGGAGCCGCTGGACGCCGCAGTACGCGAGCTGGGCGAGGAAGTCGGCGGGCAGGCGACAGAATGGGTGGCGCTGCCGGGTTTTTATCCGCAGCCCAGCATCAGCGGGGTCACCTTCTATGCGGCGCTGGCTCTGGGCGTGACCCTGGGCGAGATGCACCATGAGGACACCGAAACGATTGAGCGCTTCTGTCTGCCGCTGACGGAGGCATACGACCTGCTGGAACGCGGTGAGATCCACGACGCCAGCAGCGCTCTGGTGCTGTATCAGGCCCGCGCCGAGCTGCAACGCCGAGGATTGCTGTGA
- a CDS encoding branched-chain amino acid aminotransferase codes for MTAPRPTTLEDAATLPAPTAETVLGRYVKGEDSNPRSAADREKIMQNMRFGAEFSDHMASARWTADTGWTEPKLLPYGPIPLDPSANVLHYAQEVFEGLKAYRHADGSVWLFRPMFNAARLAASARRMALPELPAEDFMASLVDLIRADQEYVPSVEGGSLYLRPFMFGDGAGLGIRPSESVRYMVIASPSGPYFTGGFAPVHIWVTREYHRAGPGGIGAAKTGGNYAASLLSQLEAKAKGYAQVCYLDAVQEANLEELGGMNVFVVRKDGRVQTPALTGTILEGGTRSSIIQLLRGEGRDVQETSINFDKLVEDIRAGEVTEMFACGTAAVVTPIGKLGFEGGEVELQQGDVTQWVYDTLTGIQYGRLEDKHGWMYRVL; via the coding sequence ATGACTGCACCCCGTCCCACCACCCTAGAAGACGCCGCCACTCTGCCCGCCCCCACCGCTGAAACTGTGCTGGGCCGCTATGTGAAAGGCGAGGATTCCAACCCCCGCAGCGCCGCTGACCGTGAAAAGATCATGCAGAACATGCGTTTTGGCGCAGAGTTCAGTGATCACATGGCCAGTGCTCGCTGGACTGCCGACACCGGCTGGACCGAACCGAAACTGCTGCCTTACGGCCCCATTCCGCTGGACCCCAGCGCCAACGTACTACACTACGCTCAGGAAGTGTTCGAGGGCCTCAAGGCCTACCGTCACGCGGACGGCAGTGTCTGGCTGTTCCGGCCCATGTTCAACGCAGCGCGTCTGGCAGCTTCTGCCCGGCGCATGGCCCTTCCCGAACTACCCGCCGAAGACTTCATGGCCTCACTGGTGGACCTGATCCGGGCCGACCAGGAATACGTGCCCAGCGTGGAAGGCGGCAGCCTGTACCTGCGCCCCTTTATGTTCGGTGACGGTGCCGGGTTGGGCATTCGTCCCAGCGAGTCGGTCCGGTACATGGTCATTGCCAGTCCCAGCGGACCCTACTTCACGGGCGGCTTTGCGCCAGTCCATATCTGGGTGACCCGTGAATACCACCGTGCTGGACCTGGCGGCATCGGCGCTGCCAAGACGGGCGGCAACTACGCCGCGTCGCTGCTGTCTCAGCTGGAAGCCAAGGCCAAAGGTTACGCTCAGGTTTGTTATCTGGACGCCGTGCAAGAAGCCAACCTGGAAGAGCTGGGCGGCATGAACGTCTTCGTGGTCCGCAAGGACGGCCGCGTGCAGACGCCCGCCCTGACCGGCACCATCCTTGAAGGCGGCACCCGCTCCAGCATTATCCAGCTGCTGCGGGGCGAGGGCCGCGATGTTCAGGAAACCAGCATCAACTTTGACAAGTTGGTCGAAGACATTCGCGCGGGTGAAGTCACCGAAATGTTCGCCTGCGGCACGGCAGCCGTGGTCACACCCATCGGTAAGCTAGGCTTTGAAGGTGGTGAAGTAGAGCTGCAACAGGGCGACGTGACGCAGTGGGTCTACGACACCCTGACTGGCATCCAGTATGGCCGCTTGGAAGACAAGCACGGCTGGATGTACCGGGTGCTGTAA
- the uvrB gene encoding excinuclease ABC subunit UvrB, with protein sequence MSVTHKDRVLRVNSEFQPSGDQPTAIATVVDGLESGLRYQTLLGATGTGKTYSMAKVIEETQRPALIMAPNKVLTAQLAAEFREFFPDNAVEFFISYYDYYQPEAYVPGKDLFIEKDASVNQEIERLRHSTTRSLLTRRDVIVVASVSAIYGLGDPEEYTALNLVLKVGDRVAREEILDRLIGMQYERNDIELMPGRFRAKGEMVEVWAAYDEQPTRIELWGDDVERISMVDPLTGDRSSDLDGTVVYPAKHYVSGAGNVERAISTIQGELDERLEYFMSTGKLLEAQRLKERTLYDLEMLKVLGHCSGIENYSRHIDGRRPGETPYTMLDYFPSDFITFIDESHVTVSQIGGMANGDRARKQTLVDHGFRLPSAMDNRPLNLDEFWAKTGQVVFVSATPGPFERENSDQIADQIIRPTGLVDPPVTVRPIQGQVDDLLGRVRERAAVGERVLVTTLTKRMAEDLTEYLLEKGVRARYMHSDIDSVERQVIIRDLRLGHYDVLVGINLLREGLDLPEVSLVAILDADKPGFLRSERSLIQTIGRAARNVNGEVVLYGDSITPAMQFAMDETARRREKQLAYNEQHGITPRTVVKGVRNVIRGEETPDEISSENVGDDRDALTAQLTELELSMWQASEDLDFELAANLRDQIRAIEAKLQGKEFKQATVPGQKVRRKGRR encoded by the coding sequence ATGTCTGTGACCCACAAAGACCGAGTCCTGCGCGTCAATTCCGAATTTCAGCCGTCCGGCGATCAGCCCACCGCCATCGCGACGGTGGTGGATGGCCTGGAAAGTGGCCTGCGCTATCAGACGCTGCTGGGCGCAACTGGCACAGGTAAGACCTATTCCATGGCCAAAGTCATTGAGGAAACCCAACGCCCGGCGCTGATTATGGCCCCCAACAAGGTGCTCACCGCGCAGCTCGCCGCCGAGTTCCGCGAGTTCTTCCCAGACAACGCCGTCGAGTTCTTCATCTCCTACTACGACTACTACCAGCCCGAAGCGTATGTGCCGGGCAAGGACCTTTTTATCGAAAAAGACGCCAGCGTGAACCAGGAAATCGAGCGTCTGCGCCACTCCACCACCCGCAGCCTATTGACCCGGCGCGACGTGATCGTGGTGGCGTCGGTCAGTGCGATCTACGGCCTGGGCGACCCGGAGGAATACACCGCGCTGAACCTGGTTCTCAAGGTGGGAGACCGGGTGGCCCGCGAAGAAATTCTGGACCGCCTGATCGGCATGCAGTACGAGCGCAACGACATTGAGCTGATGCCGGGGCGTTTCCGGGCCAAAGGAGAGATGGTGGAGGTCTGGGCCGCCTACGATGAGCAGCCCACCCGCATTGAACTGTGGGGCGACGACGTAGAGCGCATCAGCATGGTGGACCCGCTGACCGGCGACCGCAGCAGTGATCTAGACGGCACGGTGGTCTATCCGGCCAAGCACTACGTGTCAGGTGCAGGCAACGTGGAGCGGGCGATCAGCACCATCCAGGGCGAACTGGATGAGCGGCTGGAGTATTTCATGTCCACGGGCAAGCTGCTGGAGGCCCAGCGCCTCAAGGAGCGCACCCTGTATGACCTGGAGATGCTCAAGGTGCTGGGCCACTGCTCCGGCATTGAGAACTACTCGCGCCACATTGACGGACGCCGCCCCGGCGAGACGCCGTACACCATGCTGGACTACTTCCCGAGCGACTTCATTACCTTTATTGACGAGTCGCACGTGACTGTCTCACAGATTGGTGGAATGGCCAACGGCGACCGCGCCCGCAAGCAGACCCTGGTGGATCACGGTTTCCGGCTGCCGAGCGCGATGGACAATAGGCCGCTGAACCTGGACGAGTTCTGGGCCAAGACCGGGCAGGTGGTCTTCGTGTCGGCCACGCCTGGCCCTTTTGAGCGCGAGAACTCTGACCAAATCGCCGACCAGATTATCCGTCCCACCGGGCTGGTGGACCCCCCCGTGACGGTGCGCCCCATTCAGGGGCAAGTAGACGACCTGCTGGGCCGCGTCCGTGAACGGGCTGCTGTGGGCGAACGCGTGTTGGTGACCACCCTGACCAAACGCATGGCCGAGGACCTGACCGAATATCTGCTGGAAAAAGGCGTGCGGGCGCGGTACATGCACTCGGACATCGACAGCGTAGAGCGGCAGGTCATCATCCGTGATCTGCGGCTGGGTCACTATGACGTGCTGGTGGGGATCAACCTGCTGCGCGAGGGCCTTGACCTGCCGGAAGTATCGCTGGTCGCCATTCTGGACGCCGACAAGCCCGGCTTCCTGCGCTCTGAGCGTTCGCTGATCCAGACGATTGGCCGCGCCGCCCGCAACGTGAACGGCGAAGTGGTGCTGTACGGCGACAGCATCACGCCTGCTATGCAGTTTGCGATGGATGAAACAGCCCGCCGCCGTGAAAAGCAGCTGGCCTACAACGAGCAACATGGCATCACCCCGCGCACGGTGGTGAAAGGCGTGCGCAACGTGATTCGCGGCGAGGAAACGCCGGATGAGATCAGCAGCGAAAATGTCGGGGATGACCGCGACGCCCTGACCGCGCAGCTGACCGAGCTGGAACTGAGCATGTGGCAGGCGTCCGAGGATCTGGACTTCGAGCTGGCCGCGAACCTGCGCGATCAGATTCGGGCGATTGAGGCCAAGTTGCAGGGCAAGGAGTTCAAACAGGCCACTGTGCCGGGGCAGAAGGTACGGCGCAAGGGGCGGCGATGA
- the mnmE gene encoding tRNA uridine-5-carboxymethylaminomethyl(34) synthesis GTPase MnmE — protein MTRISSRSGLSDTIAAVATAPGHAGVGVVRVSGPEALAIADALFAGRRRPSQTPGGRFLFGGLLGAGGERLDEGLCLVFRAPHSYTGEDVAEFQTHGSPAVLGEVLTRALELGARTARPGEFTLRAYLAGRLDLTQAEAVLNLVEADTETARKQATLGLSGALGERVDAVARDLTLTLSSIAALLDYPDEGVPEEERQTPLARAETELEALLGTAHAGRVANQGARIALIGAPNAGKSSLLNALLGYERSIVTPIAGTTRDYLEAGLSLAGVPVTLVDTAGLRDTEDIVEAAGVQQAVRLAGGADVVITLSDGSQPREALPLELPPTTRAIHLRTKADLPAAWTDPEVLEVSAATGAGLPELRERLGTELLGDVSRSEAWLGSERQADAARRALEHVRLARQLPDDLASIELEEALLALAELTGRDVQDDVVDAVFRNFCVGK, from the coding sequence ATGACGCGCATCAGCTCCCGTTCGGGTTTATCGGATACCATCGCTGCTGTGGCCACTGCGCCGGGTCACGCGGGGGTGGGCGTGGTGCGAGTGAGCGGCCCGGAGGCGCTTGCGATTGCTGATGCGCTGTTTGCGGGGCGGCGGCGGCCCAGTCAGACGCCGGGTGGACGGTTCCTCTTTGGTGGGCTGCTGGGTGCGGGCGGCGAGCGGCTCGACGAAGGACTGTGCCTGGTGTTCCGCGCTCCACATTCCTATACCGGAGAGGACGTGGCCGAGTTTCAGACACACGGCAGCCCGGCAGTGCTGGGCGAGGTGCTGACGCGGGCGCTGGAGCTGGGCGCCCGCACCGCCCGCCCCGGCGAATTCACTTTGCGGGCGTATCTGGCGGGCCGACTGGATCTGACGCAGGCCGAAGCGGTGCTGAACCTGGTCGAAGCCGACACCGAAACGGCCCGCAAGCAGGCCACGCTGGGCCTGTCCGGGGCGCTGGGCGAGCGGGTAGACGCGGTGGCCCGTGACCTGACCCTGACCCTCTCCAGCATCGCTGCCCTGCTGGATTATCCGGATGAAGGCGTACCCGAAGAGGAGCGCCAGACTCCACTGGCCCGCGCCGAAACCGAGCTGGAAGCGCTGCTGGGGACTGCTCACGCGGGCCGGGTCGCCAATCAAGGAGCCCGCATCGCCCTGATCGGTGCCCCCAACGCGGGTAAATCCAGCCTGCTGAACGCCCTGCTGGGCTACGAGCGGTCCATCGTGACGCCGATTGCGGGAACCACTCGGGACTATCTGGAAGCGGGCCTATCGCTGGCCGGAGTGCCGGTCACGCTGGTGGACACCGCCGGGCTGCGGGATACCGAAGACATCGTGGAAGCTGCCGGAGTGCAGCAGGCCGTTCGCCTCGCCGGGGGCGCGGACGTGGTGATTACCCTGAGTGACGGCTCACAGCCGCGAGAAGCATTGCCGCTGGAACTGCCGCCGACCACCCGCGCCATTCACCTCCGGACCAAGGCCGATCTGCCTGCAGCCTGGACTGATCCGGAGGTCCTGGAGGTAAGCGCCGCGACGGGAGCGGGCCTGCCCGAACTGCGCGAACGCCTGGGCACCGAGCTGTTGGGCGATGTGTCACGCAGTGAGGCGTGGCTGGGCAGCGAGCGTCAGGCGGACGCGGCCAGGCGGGCACTGGAGCATGTGCGCCTGGCCCGCCAATTGCCCGACGACTTGGCGAGTATTGAACTGGAAGAGGCGCTGCTGGCGCTGGCCGAATTGACCGGGCGCGACGTTCAGGATGACGTGGTGGACGCAGTCTTTCGTAATTTCTGCGTGGGGAAATAG
- the ftsH gene encoding ATP-dependent zinc metalloprotease FtsH, translating into MKKLNPWLIVLFVLALMMMYSQTANVGRPTVNYSEFQDLLNADRVERVDIVGSRATVDLVGPTSVTVDTPSGAQAQEREVEGVTVQLSPSSAVRDDELIPALREQGVTVNFREPSQWLNIVLSLLPLILFGALIYFFFIRAQSSQGGMMQFGQSKAKKYGKENKVETKFTDVAGHEEAKKELMEVVDFLKNPGKYHQIGAEIPKGVLLVGPPGTGKTLLARAIAGEADVPFFSVSASEFMEMFVGVGASRVRTLFEDARKNAPAIMFIDEIDSIGRKRGAGIGGGHDEREQTLNQILSEMDGFDKASNVIVLGATNRPDVLDPALLRPGRFDRQVTIDLPNLKEREAILKVHLRNKPLAEDVNVEEIAKSTPYFSGADLKNVANEAALEAARIGKQQIGMSDFYRALDKITLGLENGSLTISDTEKKAIAYHEAGHAVTAAVIPGSDKLQKVSIIPRGRALGAAFYLPEENVLMSKEKLENQLVVALGGRAAEEVFMGSVTSGAADDFRKATNMARKMVLEWGMGDNFANMALNPDSGGPVFLGEDMAKTRNYSEHTAQLVDEDVKRILSRAYDRAREIVSEYRQAMHEVSDALLSQELITGDVVRDAVAKVKGEIQGFSVGNDMPPIPPAPAGTD; encoded by the coding sequence TTGAAAAAGCTCAATCCCTGGCTGATCGTCCTGTTCGTGCTGGCGCTGATGATGATGTACTCACAGACGGCCAACGTCGGGCGGCCCACAGTCAATTATTCCGAATTTCAGGATCTGCTGAACGCTGACCGCGTCGAGCGGGTAGATATTGTCGGTTCACGGGCCACAGTGGACCTGGTCGGCCCGACCTCCGTGACCGTGGATACCCCTTCTGGTGCCCAGGCGCAGGAGCGCGAAGTCGAGGGCGTCACTGTGCAGCTCTCACCCAGCTCGGCAGTGCGTGACGATGAACTGATCCCAGCGCTGCGTGAGCAGGGCGTCACCGTCAACTTCCGCGAACCCAGCCAGTGGCTCAACATCGTCCTGAGCCTGTTGCCGCTGATTCTGTTCGGCGCGCTGATCTACTTCTTCTTTATTCGCGCCCAGAGCTCGCAGGGCGGCATGATGCAGTTCGGCCAGAGCAAGGCCAAAAAGTACGGCAAGGAAAATAAGGTCGAAACCAAGTTTACTGACGTAGCCGGCCATGAGGAAGCCAAGAAAGAATTGATGGAAGTCGTGGATTTCCTTAAGAATCCTGGCAAGTACCACCAGATCGGTGCCGAGATTCCCAAGGGCGTGCTGCTGGTCGGCCCTCCCGGAACCGGTAAGACCCTGCTGGCCCGCGCCATCGCCGGTGAAGCCGACGTGCCTTTTTTCAGCGTCAGCGCCTCCGAGTTCATGGAAATGTTCGTCGGCGTAGGGGCCAGCCGCGTACGGACCCTGTTCGAAGACGCCCGCAAGAATGCCCCCGCGATCATGTTCATTGACGAGATTGATTCCATCGGGCGCAAGCGTGGCGCTGGCATCGGTGGCGGACACGACGAGCGTGAGCAGACCCTCAACCAGATCCTGAGCGAGATGGACGGTTTCGATAAGGCCAGCAACGTCATCGTGCTGGGCGCGACCAACCGCCCTGATGTCCTGGACCCGGCGCTGCTGCGTCCTGGCCGCTTTGACCGTCAGGTGACGATTGATCTGCCCAACCTCAAGGAGCGTGAGGCGATCCTCAAGGTGCACCTGCGCAACAAGCCACTGGCTGAAGACGTGAACGTGGAAGAGATTGCCAAGTCCACCCCTTATTTCAGCGGCGCCGACCTCAAGAACGTGGCCAATGAAGCGGCGCTGGAAGCCGCCCGTATCGGCAAGCAGCAGATCGGCATGAGTGACTTTTACCGCGCCCTGGACAAGATTACTCTGGGGCTGGAAAACGGCTCACTCACCATTAGCGACACGGAGAAAAAAGCGATCGCATACCACGAGGCTGGACATGCCGTGACCGCCGCCGTGATTCCCGGCAGCGACAAACTCCAAAAGGTCAGCATTATCCCGCGTGGCCGGGCGCTGGGCGCCGCCTTCTATCTGCCCGAAGAAAACGTGCTGATGAGCAAGGAAAAGCTGGAAAACCAATTGGTCGTGGCCCTGGGTGGCCGCGCCGCCGAAGAAGTCTTTATGGGCAGTGTGACCAGTGGAGCCGCCGACGACTTCCGCAAAGCGACCAACATGGCCCGCAAGATGGTGCTGGAGTGGGGCATGGGCGACAACTTCGCGAACATGGCCCTGAACCCCGACAGCGGCGGCCCGGTCTTCCTGGGCGAAGACATGGCCAAGACCCGCAACTACTCCGAGCACACCGCGCAGCTGGTGGACGAGGACGTGAAGCGTATCCTGAGCCGGGCCTATGACCGCGCCCGCGAGATCGTCAGCGAGTACCGCCAGGCCATGCACGAGGTGAGCGACGCCCTGCTGAGCCAGGAGTTGATTACCGGCGATGTGGTGCGTGACGCAGTAGCCAAAGTCAAAGGCGAAATCCAGGGCTTCTCGGTGGGCAACGACATGCCTCCGATCCCACCCGCGCCCGCTGGCACGGACTGA
- a CDS encoding alpha/beta hydrolase family protein — MYKVTYGVILTVALLGASALAGGEQQLAVSDPAAPSGSTQMVSIPALPLTGPGLTLPRAASVAHALETVDTTLTLGDFQSPAQWTYPSQAADPVPAVLLIHGSSPADMDFTYTDPQGKPISSIFKDISQALGEGGVASLRYNKRYVSGPGQVNYERFYGEADLHTFLADAQTALDAMRKNPRIDPERIYIYGWSEGSTVATELVRRNPDVAGLIVQGPVTLDWDDLFEAQLTDVQLPYLRQVAPDGLTEQNLASVLSAPGGGLVARNAASFTLDPSSFAGGAPKLNPVFDQGGDGVVDLEGDYLTGVRNALAEQINSPQGFLNIYSPARALPSVTDQAPHLKVPVLILQGENDANTPRQYLTRLTDALTSADVPTTVRIYPGLGHSLGPADSMITDDFAPIAQEPLSDLVEWVRDQSGLE, encoded by the coding sequence ATGTACAAAGTCACATATGGTGTGATCCTGACGGTGGCCCTATTGGGAGCTTCAGCGCTGGCCGGTGGCGAGCAGCAGTTGGCCGTCTCAGATCCAGCTGCGCCTTCCGGTTCCACACAGATGGTGAGTATTCCGGCCTTGCCACTGACTGGCCCTGGCCTGACCCTGCCACGAGCTGCTTCGGTGGCCCATGCTCTGGAAACAGTAGACACGACCCTGACCCTGGGTGATTTTCAGAGTCCGGCGCAGTGGACCTACCCATCCCAGGCTGCTGATCCTGTGCCGGCGGTTCTGCTGATTCACGGTTCCAGCCCCGCTGATATGGACTTCACCTATACCGACCCACAGGGCAAGCCCATTTCCAGCATTTTTAAGGATATTTCTCAGGCCCTGGGTGAAGGCGGCGTAGCCAGCTTGCGCTACAACAAGCGCTACGTGAGTGGACCTGGACAGGTGAACTATGAGCGCTTTTACGGTGAGGCTGACCTGCACACCTTCCTGGCCGATGCCCAGACGGCGCTGGACGCGATGCGGAAGAATCCACGTATAGATCCGGAGCGGATTTACATCTATGGCTGGAGCGAAGGCAGTACGGTGGCCACCGAACTGGTCCGCCGTAACCCGGATGTGGCAGGCCTGATCGTGCAGGGGCCGGTGACGCTGGACTGGGATGACCTGTTTGAAGCCCAGTTGACCGATGTGCAGTTGCCCTATTTGCGTCAGGTTGCCCCTGACGGCCTGACCGAGCAGAACTTGGCCAGTGTCCTGAGCGCTCCTGGAGGCGGCCTGGTGGCCCGGAATGCAGCGTCTTTCACGTTAGATCCCAGCAGCTTCGCGGGGGGTGCCCCCAAGCTGAACCCAGTCTTTGATCAGGGGGGCGACGGAGTCGTAGATCTGGAGGGAGACTATCTCACGGGAGTGCGGAATGCATTGGCCGAACAGATCAACTCACCGCAGGGTTTTCTGAACATCTACAGTCCGGCGCGGGCCCTACCCAGTGTGACCGATCAGGCGCCTCATCTGAAAGTGCCTGTTCTGATCTTGCAAGGTGAGAACGACGCCAACACGCCCCGCCAGTACCTGACCCGCCTGACCGACGCTCTGACTAGCGCAGATGTCCCAACCACGGTGCGTATCTACCCTGGTCTGGGTCATAGCCTTGGCCCGGCTGACAGCATGATTACAGACGACTTTGCGCCGATCGCACAGGAGCCGCTGAGTGACTTGGTGGAGTGGGTCAGGGACCAGTCCGGGCTGGAATAA